The following proteins are co-located in the Rippkaea orientalis PCC 8801 genome:
- a CDS encoding IctB family putative bicarbonate transporter, protein MNPVWHQFTLSDFSPYRWLAASYVYRIIGLLGQWKQGSFLLQWGEPLGALLISIVFIFGPFISTGLIGLWLFALAAYWGLLTLADKGKPGITPIHLLVMVYWGMAAIAVALSPVKTAALTGFVKLSLYLLFFLLSARILQSPRLTNGLITVVLLIGLVVSSYGVRQNFFGVEQLATWNDPTSELAQATRVYSYLGNPNLLCSYLFAAIALSIGAVFVWQGRLPKALAVTMVLVNSSCLYFTGSRGGWIGMMALLVSFALLLFVWFRDSLPPFWRKWLLPLVLGGFAGVVLVAIVALEPIRLRVMSIFAGREDSSNNFRMNVWMAAIEMIKDYPLTGIGPGNAAFNSIYPRYMSPKYSALSSYSIFLENAVEMGLIGLSIFLWLIIVTVNQGIAQMQRLRLENNRQGIWLIAAIAGMAGLLGQGLVDTVWYRPQVNIFWWFLVALIASQYQFKGNGEQ, encoded by the coding sequence ATGAACCCTGTTTGGCATCAATTCACCCTTTCGGACTTCTCTCCCTACCGATGGCTTGCTGCAAGCTATGTATACCGCATCATCGGGTTATTAGGACAATGGAAACAAGGCAGTTTTCTCCTACAATGGGGAGAACCCCTAGGGGCACTACTAATCAGCATTGTCTTTATTTTTGGACCATTTATCTCCACAGGGTTGATCGGACTCTGGTTATTCGCCTTAGCAGCCTATTGGGGACTGTTAACCCTTGCTGATAAAGGAAAACCGGGTATTACCCCCATTCATCTATTAGTCATGGTGTATTGGGGAATGGCCGCGATCGCCGTTGCCTTGTCTCCCGTCAAAACAGCAGCCTTGACCGGGTTTGTGAAATTAAGCCTATATCTGCTATTTTTTCTACTATCAGCGCGAATTTTGCAATCTCCTCGCCTCACCAATGGCTTAATTACAGTTGTCTTACTGATCGGGTTGGTGGTGAGTTCTTATGGAGTCAGACAAAACTTTTTTGGAGTAGAACAATTAGCCACTTGGAACGATCCCACCTCTGAATTAGCCCAAGCAACCCGCGTTTATAGCTATTTAGGCAATCCTAACCTACTCTGTTCCTATTTATTCGCTGCGATCGCCCTTAGTATCGGCGCGGTTTTTGTTTGGCAAGGACGACTCCCCAAAGCGTTAGCGGTAACGATGGTTCTGGTTAATTCATCGTGTCTCTACTTTACGGGAAGTCGAGGCGGTTGGATCGGCATGATGGCTTTATTGGTTAGCTTTGCTTTGTTGCTGTTTGTCTGGTTTCGGGATAGTTTACCCCCCTTTTGGCGTAAATGGCTATTACCTTTAGTTTTAGGGGGTTTTGCCGGGGTTGTTCTCGTTGCTATCGTCGCTTTAGAACCGATAAGATTACGAGTCATGAGTATTTTTGCGGGACGAGAAGACAGTAGTAATAATTTTCGGATGAATGTTTGGATGGCAGCGATCGAGATGATTAAAGATTATCCCCTAACGGGTATTGGACCGGGGAATGCTGCTTTTAATAGTATTTATCCCCGTTATATGAGTCCTAAATATAGTGCCCTAAGTTCCTATTCTATCTTTTTAGAAAACGCTGTAGAAATGGGATTAATTGGACTAAGTATTTTCCTTTGGTTGATTATTGTGACGGTTAATCAAGGAATCGCACAAATGCAACGGTTACGGTTAGAAAATAATCGCCAAGGGATTTGGTTAATTGCCGCGATCGCCGGAATGGCTGGTTTATTAGGACAAGGTTTAGTAGATACGGTTTGGTACCGTCCCCAAGTGAATATTTTCTGGTGGTTTTTAGTCGCTTTAATTGCCAGTCAATATCAGTTTAAAGGCAATGGGGAACAGTAA
- a CDS encoding DUF29 family protein — protein sequence MLTLQSYDFVYYLWLQITIEQLRNGHFSTLDRENLIEELESTGIAISQRYSHIYLNFC from the coding sequence TTGCTCACCCTACAGTCTTACGATTTTGTTTATTACTTATGGCTACAGATTACGATAGAACAGCTACGAAACGGTCATTTTTCTACCCTTGATCGAGAAAATTTGATTGAGGAGTTAGAAAGTACGGGAATTGCTATAAGCCAACGCTATAGCCATATTTATCTAAATTTTTGCTAA
- a CDS encoding circadian clock protein KaiA: protein MSSRLSICLYISDRTIAQNLAEILADKPYCLKKVDSPEELLKFVESRSEQIDCLIIFRDTTVSPLFNQLYEQGTLLPVIILDSELDSQASTQSENMETATCLYHTAEVRYRVTALNKIESVIEEAIAQFLHLSPSCSLANAPVSPLKIIPSPEKQPSFLLLQQRRLAEKLKERLGYLGVYYKRNPKDFYRNLSPNEKKQLIAQLRAEYREIILNYFGDNIDVNQLIDQFVNQAFFSDISVSKVLEIHMELMDEFSQQLKLEGRSEEILLDYRLTIIDILAHLGEMYRRSIPREDILFDLLYQID from the coding sequence TTGTCATCTCGATTATCCATTTGTCTTTACATCAGCGATCGCACCATTGCCCAGAATTTGGCAGAAATTTTGGCAGACAAACCCTATTGTCTGAAAAAAGTTGATTCTCCTGAAGAGTTACTCAAGTTTGTTGAGAGTCGCAGCGAACAAATTGACTGTCTGATTATCTTTAGGGATACTACGGTTTCTCCTCTGTTTAATCAACTCTATGAGCAAGGAACTTTGCTGCCAGTGATTATTCTTGATTCTGAGTTAGACTCCCAGGCTTCAACTCAGTCAGAAAACATGGAAACTGCTACCTGTTTGTATCATACTGCTGAAGTCCGATATCGAGTAACAGCTTTAAATAAAATTGAGTCAGTAATTGAAGAAGCGATCGCCCAATTCCTACACCTAAGTCCGAGTTGTTCTTTAGCTAATGCTCCCGTCTCTCCCCTAAAAATCATTCCTTCTCCTGAAAAACAGCCAAGTTTTTTGCTGTTGCAACAGCGTCGGTTAGCAGAAAAGCTTAAGGAAAGACTGGGATATTTAGGAGTCTATTACAAACGAAATCCTAAAGATTTTTATCGCAATCTTTCTCCCAACGAAAAAAAACAGCTAATCGCTCAATTAAGGGCTGAATATCGAGAGATTATTCTTAATTACTTTGGGGATAATATAGATGTTAATCAGTTAATTGATCAGTTTGTTAATCAAGCCTTTTTTTCTGATATTTCCGTATCTAAAGTTTTAGAAATTCACATGGAGTTAATGGATGAATTTTCTCAACAACTTAAATTAGAAGGGCGCAGCGAAGAAATTCTGTTAGATTATCGTCTAACGATCATCGATATTCTGGCTCACTTAGGCGAAATGTATCGTCGCTCAATTCCGCGAGAAGATATCCTATTTGATTTATTGTACCAAATAGACTAA
- the kaiC gene encoding circadian clock protein KaiC — protein sequence MNEPISNSSKKTENTTQGVRKIRTMIEGFDEITHGGLPIGRTTLVSGTSGTGKTLLAVQFLYHGIKYFDYPGLFVTFEESPTDIIQNAYSFGWDLQEIVDEGKLFILDASPDPDGQEVVGSFDLSALIERIQYAINKYKAQLVSIDSVTAVFQQYDAASVVRREIFRLVARLKLLGVTSIMTTERIEEYGPIARYGVEEFVSDNVVVLRNVLEGERRRRTAEILKLRGTTHMKGEYPFTITNDGINIFPLGAMRLTQRSSNARISSGVKTLDEMCGGGFFKDSIILATGATGTGKTLLVSKFLEEGCRQGERAILFAYEESRAQLSRNAFSWGIDFEEMERKGLLKLLCSYPESAGLEDHLQIIKSEISEFKPSRIAIDSLSALARGVTNNAFRQFVIGVTGYAKQEEITGFFTNTTDQFMGAHSITESHISTITDTIIMLQYVEIRGEMSRAINVFKMRGSWHDKGIREYSINESGPTIQDSFRNYERIISGSPTRITVDEKNELSRIVRGVKDKTLDEE from the coding sequence ATGAACGAACCAATTTCTAATAGTTCCAAAAAAACAGAAAATACTACTCAAGGAGTCCGAAAAATTCGGACAATGATCGAAGGATTTGACGAAATTACCCATGGTGGTTTACCCATTGGTAGAACCACATTAGTCAGTGGAACATCAGGCACAGGTAAAACGTTATTAGCCGTTCAATTCCTTTATCATGGTATTAAATATTTCGACTATCCAGGGTTATTTGTTACCTTTGAAGAATCCCCCACAGATATTATTCAAAATGCCTACAGTTTTGGATGGGATTTGCAAGAAATTGTTGATGAAGGTAAACTATTTATTCTCGATGCTTCTCCCGACCCCGATGGACAAGAAGTAGTAGGAAGTTTTGACTTATCTGCTTTAATTGAGCGCATTCAATACGCTATTAATAAATACAAAGCGCAATTAGTTTCTATTGATTCAGTAACAGCCGTTTTTCAACAATATGATGCAGCATCAGTCGTTCGTAGGGAAATCTTTCGCCTAGTTGCTCGATTAAAATTATTAGGCGTTACGTCTATCATGACAACAGAAAGAATAGAAGAATATGGACCGATCGCCCGCTATGGAGTAGAAGAATTTGTCTCAGATAATGTGGTCGTTTTACGCAATGTTTTAGAAGGAGAACGTCGTCGCAGAACGGCTGAAATTCTTAAACTACGCGGAACAACCCACATGAAAGGAGAATACCCTTTCACCATTACTAATGATGGTATTAATATCTTTCCTTTAGGAGCCATGCGCTTAACTCAACGTTCATCAAATGCTCGAATTTCTTCGGGGGTCAAAACCCTTGATGAAATGTGTGGAGGAGGCTTTTTCAAAGATTCGATTATTCTGGCAACGGGTGCAACCGGAACAGGAAAAACTTTGCTGGTTAGTAAGTTTTTAGAAGAAGGGTGTCGTCAAGGAGAAAGAGCCATTTTATTTGCCTATGAAGAGTCCCGTGCGCAACTTTCTCGTAATGCTTTTTCTTGGGGTATTGACTTTGAAGAAATGGAACGCAAAGGACTTCTCAAACTCCTCTGTAGCTATCCTGAATCTGCTGGATTAGAAGACCATTTACAGATTATTAAATCAGAAATTTCTGAGTTTAAACCCTCAAGAATTGCCATTGACTCTCTCTCTGCTTTAGCAAGAGGGGTAACAAACAATGCGTTTCGTCAGTTTGTTATTGGGGTAACGGGGTACGCAAAACAAGAAGAAATCACTGGATTTTTTACCAATACAACCGATCAATTTATGGGAGCTCATTCTATTACAGAATCCCATATTTCTACGATTACGGACACTATTATTATGCTGCAATATGTAGAAATTCGTGGCGAAATGTCTCGCGCCATTAATGTTTTCAAAATGCGCGGTTCTTGGCATGATAAAGGCATTCGAGAATATAGTATTAACGAAAGTGGTCCAACTATTCAAGATTCTTTCCGTAATTATGAACGGATTATTAGCGGTTCTCCCACTCGCATTACAGTAGATGAAAAGAACGAATTATCCCGTATTGTTAGAGGAGTTAAAGATAAAACCCTTGATGAAGAATGA
- the kaiB gene encoding circadian clock protein KaiB — translation MVNFKKTYVLKLYVAGNTPNSVRALKTLKNILEDEFKGVYALKVIDVLKNPQLAEEDKILATPTLSKILPPPVRKIIGDLSDREKVLIGLDLLYEEIRERESEL, via the coding sequence ATGGTTAACTTTAAAAAGACCTATGTTCTCAAGCTTTATGTTGCGGGTAATACTCCCAACTCAGTTAGAGCCCTAAAAACTCTAAAAAATATTCTTGAAGATGAATTTAAAGGGGTTTATGCCCTGAAAGTGATTGATGTTCTCAAAAATCCTCAATTAGCCGAAGAAGACAAAATTTTAGCCACTCCCACCTTATCTAAAATTCTACCGCCTCCCGTGCGTAAAATTATTGGAGATTTGTCCGATAGGGAAAAGGTGTTAATTGGTTTAGATCTGCTCTATGAAGAAATTAGGGAACGGGAATCTGAACTCTAA
- a CDS encoding FAD-binding oxidoreductase: protein MLKIKLFNSRQPIVSQEFELAENHLNNGGCTVGSSSTCQVILPSTKVKDIHGKFFLENDHYYFRDLTKVANYQFNDEAVKIDYPYALETDDIIRIGEFVLIVDGPPRKRNPKTRPRKSKTAKSETDKASSKRSAKGSMPSLKSLGRKNRRNQRTSTDSSIVSYDQPREISQNGSSNGSSSTSNGGVATDIPLPKSATSTLPLPTVKSAPLSALQVGPAPNGVKWWTKGDLTVRCIEIIEDTSDVKTFRFVGTTPTLFNYKPGQFVTLNLTIDGKPVKRSYSISSSPSRPHSLEITVKRVPSPPDVPDAPPGLVSNWLHDNVTVGSEIKLSGPSGKFTCVDRSETKLLFISAGSGITPMMSMSRWALDTGAPRDIIFFHSARSPQDLIYRRELEAMDAQHSNFHLAFSITRSSVGEPWWGFTGRLTDILVQAIAPDYKERLIFVCGPDGFMKGVKSLVESMGFPMENYHQESFGGAKKGASKSSSSQTNGASSSSAVADVDTAPATVEDSSNGSNNSTSHPYTVVFVKSEKQVTTEGKTPLLEIAEEQMVEVNSGCRSGVCGNCKVKKLAGTVRYDGEPDGLDESDEEKGYILTCIAHPAGRVVLDV from the coding sequence ATGCTAAAAATTAAACTGTTTAATTCCAGACAACCTATTGTAAGTCAAGAATTTGAGTTAGCGGAAAACCACCTCAATAATGGCGGTTGTACCGTAGGAAGTTCTTCTACTTGTCAAGTGATATTACCGAGTACCAAAGTAAAAGATATTCACGGAAAGTTTTTTCTCGAAAATGATCACTATTACTTCAGAGATTTGACTAAGGTAGCTAACTATCAGTTTAATGATGAAGCCGTGAAAATTGATTATCCGTATGCGTTAGAAACAGACGATATTATTCGCATTGGGGAATTTGTTCTCATCGTGGATGGTCCACCTCGCAAAAGAAACCCAAAAACTCGTCCTAGGAAATCTAAAACCGCTAAATCAGAGACAGACAAAGCGTCCAGTAAGCGTTCTGCCAAAGGATCAATGCCGTCCTTAAAAAGCTTAGGCCGGAAAAATCGTCGTAATCAACGAACTTCCACTGATTCCTCGATAGTATCTTACGATCAGCCCAGAGAAATCTCTCAAAATGGGTCTTCTAATGGTTCTTCATCCACCTCTAATGGGGGAGTTGCTACCGATATTCCTTTACCCAAGTCAGCTACCTCAACTCTGCCCTTACCGACGGTTAAATCTGCCCCCCTATCTGCCCTCCAAGTCGGCCCCGCTCCCAATGGCGTAAAATGGTGGACAAAAGGAGATTTAACGGTACGCTGTATCGAGATCATTGAAGATACGTCCGATGTGAAAACCTTCCGGTTTGTGGGGACAACGCCGACGTTATTTAACTATAAACCCGGTCAATTTGTCACCCTTAACTTAACCATTGATGGAAAACCCGTTAAACGCTCCTATTCTATCTCCTCCTCTCCTTCTCGTCCCCATAGCTTAGAAATTACCGTTAAACGAGTTCCCTCACCTCCTGACGTTCCTGACGCACCCCCTGGACTGGTGTCCAATTGGCTCCATGATAATGTTACCGTTGGTAGCGAAATTAAATTAAGTGGACCGTCTGGGAAGTTTACCTGTGTTGATCGTTCGGAAACCAAATTGCTCTTTATTTCCGCCGGAAGTGGTATTACCCCGATGATGTCCATGTCTCGTTGGGCTTTGGATACGGGAGCCCCTAGGGATATTATTTTCTTCCATAGTGCCAGGAGTCCTCAGGATCTCATTTATCGACGAGAATTGGAGGCAATGGACGCACAACATTCTAATTTCCATCTAGCCTTTTCAATTACCCGTTCTTCGGTTGGAGAACCTTGGTGGGGATTTACGGGACGTTTAACGGACATTCTCGTACAAGCGATCGCTCCTGACTATAAAGAACGGCTCATTTTTGTTTGTGGTCCGGATGGTTTTATGAAGGGGGTTAAAAGCTTGGTGGAATCAATGGGTTTTCCCATGGAAAATTACCATCAAGAAAGTTTTGGCGGCGCGAAAAAAGGAGCTTCTAAATCTTCGAGTTCACAGACAAATGGAGCTTCTTCTTCCTCTGCTGTTGCTGATGTTGACACTGCTCCCGCAACGGTTGAAGACTCCTCTAATGGCTCTAACAATAGCACAAGTCATCCCTATACGGTGGTTTTTGTTAAGTCAGAAAAACAAGTTACTACAGAGGGTAAAACGCCTTTATTAGAGATAGCTGAAGAGCAGATGGTTGAGGTTAATTCTGGCTGTCGCAGTGGGGTTTGTGGCAATTGCAAAGTTAAAAAATTAGCCGGAACCGTTCGCTATGATGGTGAACCCGATGGACTCGATGAAAGTGATGAAGAAAAGGGGTATATTCTTACTTGTATCGCTCATCCAGCCGGACGAGTGGTTTTAGATGTTTAA
- a CDS encoding zinc metallopeptidase: MIFHPSYLILLPGMALMMWAQFKVQSTYRKYAEIPSSLGMTGAQVAKTILQRMAVDNVTVEPVAGELTDHYDPSAKAVRLSEVVYNSTSLAAAAVAAHECGHVLQDVQGYQPMNWRAALVPAANFGSNLGPLLVIAGLFLGSLGGIFINIGIALFIGVILFHVVTLPVEFDASNRALKLIDQFGILQGEENRGARKVLNAAAFTYVATALYAVLQLVQLLLMSNRD, from the coding sequence ATGATCTTCCATCCTTCTTACCTCATCCTATTACCTGGAATGGCCCTAATGATGTGGGCACAGTTCAAAGTTCAAAGTACCTACCGCAAATACGCCGAAATTCCCTCTAGCTTAGGGATGACAGGGGCACAGGTAGCCAAAACCATCTTACAACGCATGGCAGTTGATAACGTAACCGTAGAACCCGTTGCCGGGGAACTCACCGACCACTATGACCCCAGTGCCAAAGCAGTTCGCCTCTCAGAAGTTGTCTACAATTCTACCTCATTAGCTGCTGCCGCTGTCGCTGCTCATGAATGTGGCCACGTTTTGCAAGATGTCCAAGGCTATCAACCCATGAACTGGCGAGCCGCCTTAGTTCCGGCTGCGAATTTTGGCTCAAATCTTGGACCTTTGTTGGTGATCGCTGGCTTATTTCTTGGCAGTCTAGGCGGTATTTTTATTAACATCGGCATTGCTCTTTTTATAGGAGTTATTCTCTTCCATGTTGTCACCCTTCCCGTTGAATTTGATGCCTCTAATAGAGCCTTAAAATTGATTGATCAATTTGGGATTTTACAAGGCGAAGAAAATCGAGGAGCGCGTAAAGTTCTGAATGCTGCTGCTTTTACCTATGTGGCTACTGCCTTATATGCGGTGCTACAGTTAGTTCAATTACTCCTCATGTCCAATCGTGATTAA